A genomic stretch from Deltaproteobacteria bacterium includes:
- a CDS encoding methyltransferase domain-containing protein encodes MRFSGTKEIKEHVNRVLATLPAASRGARAIDFPAGNGVTSECLHNLGVEVLAVDLFPELFRVKTAKVIRGDLSLAFPVHSESFDLAVCQEGIEHVGNQDHVFREFSRLLKPGGTLLLTTPNYSNLKSKLSYLLCESEAFGRIMPPNEFETIWLSPGTEGVGPNEAPTPPRVYFGHCFLTGFFRLRLFAQLAGFELKKIHDSRVNSTSLLLFPLLYPLICFSAWKTARRFRRKTKQAALASELFHWMTSPKLLLENHLILEFQRKSELSDLKNRGQKVDIGSFQT; translated from the coding sequence GTGAGATTTTCCGGAACTAAAGAAATTAAAGAGCACGTCAACCGCGTGCTTGCCACGCTGCCCGCGGCGTCTCGGGGCGCTCGCGCCATCGACTTCCCTGCAGGAAATGGCGTGACCTCTGAGTGCCTGCACAACCTTGGCGTCGAGGTTCTGGCGGTCGACTTGTTCCCGGAACTTTTTAGAGTCAAAACCGCCAAAGTAATTCGCGGGGACCTGAGCTTGGCATTCCCGGTTCACTCCGAATCTTTTGACTTGGCAGTTTGCCAGGAAGGTATTGAACACGTCGGAAATCAGGATCATGTCTTCCGCGAATTCTCGCGCCTTCTGAAACCCGGTGGCACGTTGCTTTTAACGACGCCTAACTATTCAAATTTGAAAAGTAAGCTTAGCTACCTGTTGTGCGAGTCTGAGGCATTTGGTCGCATCATGCCGCCTAATGAATTTGAAACTATCTGGCTATCACCTGGTACAGAGGGCGTTGGTCCGAATGAAGCGCCAACCCCGCCGCGCGTCTATTTTGGACACTGCTTTTTAACAGGCTTCTTCCGACTTCGGTTGTTTGCGCAGCTCGCGGGTTTTGAACTTAAAAAGATTCATGATTCTCGCGTGAACTCTACTTCGCTGCTTTTGTTCCCGCTGCTATATCCATTGATTTGTTTTTCTGCATGGAAAACAGCTCGTCGCTTTCGGCGCAAAACCAAGCAGGCGGCACTTGCCTCAGAACTCTTTCACTGGATGACCAGCCCCAAGCTTCTTCTGGAAAATCATTTGATTTTGGAATTCCAGCGAAAATCTGAGCTATCCGATCTCAAGAACCGCGGGCAAAAAGTCGACATCGGAAGCTTTCAAACTTAA
- the ndk gene encoding nucleoside-diphosphate kinase, giving the protein MAKETTFSIIKPNAVKKGVIGDIIAQFEKEGLTIAAAKLTVLSRKKCEEFYAEHKERPFFGELVDFMTSGPVMLMALHGENAVMKNRDIMGATDPKKAAAGTIRAKHGDSVGENAAHGSDSPASAARELALFFERSEIVNEK; this is encoded by the coding sequence ATGGCAAAAGAAACTACTTTTAGCATCATCAAACCAAACGCCGTCAAAAAGGGCGTCATCGGCGACATCATCGCTCAATTTGAAAAAGAAGGTCTGACAATCGCAGCTGCAAAGCTGACTGTTTTGTCGCGCAAGAAGTGCGAAGAGTTCTACGCTGAGCACAAAGAGCGTCCATTTTTCGGAGAGTTGGTCGACTTCATGACGTCGGGCCCAGTTATGTTGATGGCTCTTCACGGCGAAAACGCGGTCATGAAAAATCGCGATATCATGGGCGCGACAGACCCAAAGAAGGCAGCTGCCGGTACAATTCGCGCTAAGCACGGCGATTCCGTAGGCGAAAATGCAGCTCACGGTTCGGACAGCCCTGCGAGTGCAGCTCGTGAACTTGCTTTGTTCTTTGAGCGATCAGAAATCGTCAACGAGAAGTGA
- a CDS encoding class I SAM-dependent RNA methyltransferase, which produces MTNSPKVGDVVATEILRLARGGKAVGRNPDGRVLFVEGGVPGDLVRVQLTEVAARMSEGKIVEILKASPERIKAPCVHADLCGGCPWQNVTYTEQIKQKQGILRDTLVRSRAINEAEATRVKPMLESDQVFEYRSRITLQLKHDSGSYRLGYYKRGTHDFVAIESCMIADARLVPFAKEYVEGSIRKGAKLRDRFQVALDEQEKLAIGGAFTQVNRTQNLKLQNLVKDQVRAYIASRPTVLHWHLLDLYCGNGNLTFPTIEEVRQTHPEVVIEATGVEQSGESIQSAQKNPRAQLCRFYAEDVEHWLTRQKSGAAGQLTKKGLPLDEIIVLDPPRDGCDKGVMAKLARRKPGLVIYVSCDPATLARDVSRLRDSFEKQRTEYEVLDIQGLDMFPQTDHIEAMIVFRRKAN; this is translated from the coding sequence ATGACAAACTCGCCCAAGGTGGGCGATGTCGTAGCGACTGAAATTCTTCGCCTTGCGCGAGGAGGAAAGGCCGTCGGAAGAAATCCAGACGGCCGTGTTTTATTTGTCGAAGGCGGAGTGCCAGGCGATTTAGTTCGAGTTCAATTGACGGAAGTCGCTGCTCGAATGTCTGAAGGTAAAATTGTCGAAATTCTTAAAGCCTCTCCTGAGCGAATCAAAGCGCCTTGTGTTCACGCAGATTTATGCGGCGGTTGCCCATGGCAAAATGTTACCTACACTGAACAAATCAAACAGAAGCAGGGTATTTTACGCGACACACTTGTGAGGTCGCGCGCAATTAATGAGGCAGAAGCCACACGAGTAAAACCGATGCTAGAAAGCGACCAGGTTTTTGAATACCGATCGCGAATTACTCTTCAGCTGAAGCACGACAGCGGTAGCTACCGGCTGGGCTATTACAAACGCGGCACGCACGATTTTGTTGCGATCGAAAGCTGCATGATCGCAGACGCTCGGCTTGTGCCGTTTGCAAAAGAATATGTCGAAGGTTCAATTCGAAAAGGCGCAAAACTTCGCGACCGGTTTCAAGTCGCCCTCGACGAGCAAGAAAAGCTCGCCATCGGCGGTGCGTTCACGCAAGTGAATAGAACGCAAAACTTGAAACTACAAAATTTAGTGAAAGATCAGGTTCGCGCTTATATTGCATCGAGGCCTACGGTTTTGCATTGGCATCTGCTGGATCTTTATTGTGGGAACGGAAATCTCACATTTCCAACTATCGAGGAAGTTCGACAAACCCACCCGGAGGTCGTGATCGAAGCGACCGGCGTTGAGCAGTCTGGCGAAAGCATTCAAAGCGCGCAAAAGAATCCCCGGGCGCAGCTTTGTCGGTTCTATGCTGAGGACGTCGAACATTGGCTAACTCGACAAAAGTCTGGTGCTGCCGGTCAATTAACGAAAAAAGGCCTGCCACTTGATGAAATTATCGTTCTTGATCCGCCGCGCGATGGCTGCGACAAGGGCGTTATGGCAAAGCTTGCCCGACGAAAGCCTGGTTTAGTGATTTATGTCAGCTGTGATCCTGCGACTCTAGCGAGAGATGTTTCTCGATTGCGCGACTCATTCGAGAAGCAACGCACAGAATATGAAGTTTTAGATATTCAGGGTCTCGATATGTTTCCGCAGACAGACCATATCGAAGCGATGATCGTCTTCCGAAGAAAAGCCAATTGA
- a CDS encoding tetratricopeptide repeat protein has product MRTHLRYSPIGFLCLAMCGLAFSVVTGCSTAKKTNSKDIALLHLQNGTRFFTNKKYPSALTEFLEAEKLDPRNAVVQNNLALTYFVRDRMELAQKHIDLALAINPSYTEARNNRARILIERGQFALAIQDAKKVTEDLTYQYPIRGWTNIALAQFRMGNFKDAKATATEALKVDRTNCFAQTVLGRSHLEISEFKEAATTLDRAISACRTEGEDEAAYFAGVANYKLGRSAAAIARLEEVLKDYPQGRYAKKAESLLEIIR; this is encoded by the coding sequence ATGCGGACTCATCTTAGATATTCACCAATCGGATTTTTATGTTTAGCGATGTGTGGGCTCGCCTTTTCCGTCGTCACGGGATGTTCGACTGCGAAAAAAACAAACTCAAAAGATATTGCTCTCTTGCACCTGCAAAACGGGACGCGGTTTTTTACTAACAAGAAATATCCGTCTGCTTTGACCGAATTTCTGGAGGCAGAAAAACTTGATCCGAGAAACGCAGTTGTGCAAAACAATTTGGCGCTCACTTACTTTGTCCGCGATCGCATGGAACTCGCTCAGAAACATATCGATCTCGCTCTCGCTATTAATCCGTCTTACACGGAAGCACGTAACAATCGCGCGAGAATTTTGATCGAACGCGGTCAGTTCGCGCTCGCAATCCAGGACGCGAAAAAAGTTACGGAGGATCTGACCTATCAATATCCGATCCGAGGTTGGACCAATATTGCCCTTGCTCAGTTTCGAATGGGAAACTTCAAAGACGCTAAGGCCACTGCAACGGAAGCATTGAAAGTGGATCGAACAAATTGTTTTGCACAAACAGTCCTAGGGCGATCACATTTAGAGATAAGTGAATTCAAGGAAGCGGCAACAACATTAGATCGCGCCATCTCTGCGTGCCGCACTGAAGGTGAAGATGAAGCCGCCTACTTTGCGGGAGTAGCAAACTACAAGCTAGGCAGATCTGCGGCGGCAATCGCTAGACTTGAGGAAGTTCTGAAGGACTATCCTCAAGGCCGCTATGCTAAGAAGGCCGAATCACTCCTTGAGATCATTAGATAA
- a CDS encoding helix-turn-helix domain-containing protein has protein sequence MKITGQILKENRLRKGVTISEVSLSTKITIKTLQAIEEGDPLNLPPKTFLRGFVRSYAVFLGLDPEEILRTFHEEMGSTLSRSTIASGQNPSELNAAATEEAAKSNDGTESASATPAIKALKTQPRAESSNPAKNINRPKAHDAEATLRNEPSLLSRGLIFGGIILLIILIVFLKGKMDSYESERVTEPGNVETAAPAPAETLEGYSSPAGDAPQDPPREGDGQPAAAIMVATPTPTATPKPTPSPTPTATPKPTPSPTPTATPKPTPSPTPKPSATPPPVTNGRNSEVLIEALDQVDVEATIDGEAPRVLKLRAEQVQSIKVKKKVILKFSNGGAVNLIVNGIDRGVPGDLGKPMKVELP, from the coding sequence ATGAAAATCACAGGACAAATTCTTAAGGAAAATCGGCTGCGTAAAGGTGTCACGATCAGCGAGGTGTCTTTATCTACCAAGATCACAATCAAGACTCTACAGGCAATTGAAGAAGGCGATCCCTTGAATCTGCCACCTAAAACATTTTTACGGGGATTTGTTCGTTCCTACGCTGTCTTTTTAGGACTTGATCCAGAGGAAATACTTAGAACTTTTCATGAGGAAATGGGATCGACCCTCTCTCGGTCAACCATCGCAAGCGGACAGAATCCTTCAGAACTCAACGCCGCTGCAACAGAAGAGGCGGCAAAATCAAACGACGGCACAGAGTCAGCCTCTGCGACACCAGCGATAAAGGCATTAAAGACCCAGCCTCGAGCAGAGAGTTCGAATCCTGCGAAAAACATTAATCGCCCCAAAGCACATGATGCGGAAGCTACACTGCGCAATGAGCCCTCTCTATTGTCCCGCGGTTTGATTTTTGGCGGAATTATTTTGCTCATCATCTTGATCGTTTTCCTCAAGGGAAAAATGGATAGCTACGAGTCCGAGCGAGTCACCGAGCCAGGTAATGTGGAAACTGCGGCTCCGGCGCCTGCTGAAACGCTCGAGGGCTACAGCTCACCGGCCGGGGACGCGCCTCAAGATCCACCGCGCGAAGGTGATGGCCAGCCAGCCGCAGCGATTATGGTCGCGACGCCGACGCCGACGGCAACTCCAAAGCCAACGCCTTCGCCGACGCCGACAGCAACTCCAAAGCCAACGCCTTCGCCGACGCCGACAGCAACTCCAAAGCCAACGCCCTCGCCGACACCGAAACCGTCCGCTACACCACCACCAGTGACGAACGGCAGAAATAGCGAGGTGTTGATCGAGGCGCTGGACCAAGTAGACGTGGAGGCGACGATCGATGGCGAAGCACCACGCGTTCTGAAACTTCGAGCGGAGCAAGTTCAGTCCATAAAAGTTAAAAAGAAAGTCATTTTAAAGTTTTCGAATGGCGGCGCCGTGAATTTGATTGTTAACGGCATAGACCGTGGTGTTCCGGGCGATCTCGGCAAGCCAATGAAAGTCGAGCTCCCTTGA